tttttagggtgTTTTAGGGTTTGTTTTGGGATCTTTCAGGGGAtgttttggggtaatttgggcattttggggtaaCCCTGTCCCCTTTTCCCCCAGATTCTCCAGGCTGATGGCGGTGAGCTCGGTGCCCACGTGAGCGCGGCGGGCTGGTCCTTCTGGGGCACGTAGGATCTATGGGATTTTGGGGCGTTTCAGGTttgttttaggggattttgggtgacCCTGACCCCTTCTCCCCCTCAGGTTCTCCAGGCTGACGGCGGTAAGCTTGGTGCCAGTGTTAGCGCGGCAGGACTGACCCTGCTGGGGCACACAGTGTCAATacgattttggggttattttgggacattttggggtgacccattCCCCGTTTCTCCCAGGTTCTCCAGGCGGACGGCGGCGAGCTGGGTGCCAGTGTGAGCGCGGCAGGACTGGCACTCCTTGATGCCAgcatggctgggctggggcacacagGGTCAATacaattttggggatattttggggatattttggggtgacccattCCCCGTTTCTCCCCAGGTTCTCCAGGCGGACGGCGGCGAGCTGGGTGCCAGTGTGAGCGCGGCCGGACTGGCGCTCCTGGACGCCGGCGTGGCGCTGCTGGGGCACGCAGTGTCAATacaattttgggatattttgggatattttggggtgaccctgacCGTTTCTCCCCAGGTTCTCCAGGCGGATGGTGGCGAGCTGGGTGCCAGTGTGAGCGCGGCAGGACTGACCCTGCTGGGGCACACAGTGTCAATacgattttggggttattttgggacattttggggtgacccattCCCCGTTTCTCCCCAGGTTCTCCAGGCGGATGGTGGCGAGCTGGGTGCCAGTGTGAGCGCGGCAGGACTGACCCTGCTGGGGCACACAGTGTCAATacgattttggggttattttgggacattttggggtgacccattCCCTGTTTCTCCCCAGGTTCTCCAGGCCGATGGTGGCGAGCTGGGTGCCAGTGTGAGCGCGGCAGGACTGACCCTGCTGGGGCACACAGTGTCAATacgattttggggttattttggggacattttggggtgacccattCCCCGTTTCTCCCAGGTTCTCCAGGCGGATGGCGGCGAGCTGGGTGCCAGTGTGAGCGCGCAGGACTGGCGCTCCTGGACGCCAgcgtggctgggctggggcacacagTGTCAATacgattttgggatattttggggtgaccctgacCCGTTTCTCCCCAGGTTCTCCAGGCGGATGGTGGTGAGCTGGGTGCCAGTGTGAGCGCGGCAGGGCTGGCGCTCCTGGACGCCGGCGTGGCGCTGCTGGGGCACACAGGTGTCAATACGATTTTGGGATATTATGGGACATTTGGGGGTGACCCTGACCCGTTTCTCCCCAGGTTCTCCAGGCCGATGTGGTGAGCTGGGTGCCAGTGTGAGCGCGGCAGGGACTGACCCTGCTGGGGCACACAATGTCAATacaattttggggatattttggggtgacccattCCCCGTTTCTCCCCAGGTTCTCCAGGCGGACGGTGGCGAGCTGGGTGCCAGTGTGAGCGCGGCAGGGCTGGCGCTCCTGGACGCCGGCGTGGCGCTGCTGGGGCACACAGTGTCAATacgattttggggatattttgggacattttggggtgacccattCCCCTTTTTCCCCAGGTTCTCCAGGCAGACGGTGGCGAGCTGGGTGCCAGTGTGAGCGCGGCAGGGCTGGCGCTCCTGGACGCCGGCGTGGCGCTGCGCGGGGCTGTGGTGGCCGGGTCGGCCGGGCTGGCCGAGCCCCCGGCCGGGCCCCCGGTGGCCCTGAGCGACCTGAGCGCGGCCGAGGAGGCGGCCGGgggccccaggctggccgtggccACGGTGGCGGGCAGCGGGCAGCTGGCCCTGTGCCAGCTCAGCGCCCGCCTGCACCAGGAGCGGCTGCGGCCCGTGCTGGACGCTGCCCAGGCCGCCTGCCGGGGGCTGCACGCCGTGCTGGACGGCGTGGTGAGGGCCAGGCTGCGCCAGGACACCGCCATGGAGCACTGACCAGCATGGTGACCACCCCAGGACACTGACATGGGGCACTGACCAGCACGGTGACCACCCCAGGACACTGCTATGGGGCACTGACCAGCGTGGTGACCGCCCTGGGATGCTGCCATGGAACACTGACCAGCGTGGTGACCACCCCAGGACACTGCTATGGGGCACTGACCAGCACGGTGACCGCCCTGGGATGCTGCCATGGAGCACTGAGCAGCGTGGTGACCACCCCGGGATGCTGCCATGGAGCACTGAGCAGCGTGGTGACCCACCCAGGACAGTGCTATGGGGCACTGACCAGCACGGTGACCGCCCGGGATGCTGCCATGGAGCACTGACCAGCATGGTGACCACCCCAGGACACTGCTATGGGGCACTGACCAGTGTGGTGACCGCCCTGGGATGCTGCCATGGAGCACTGACCAGCATGGTGACCGCCCCGGGATGCTGCCATGGAGCACTGACCAGCATGGTGACCACCCCAGGACACTGCTATGGGGCACTGACCAGCGTGGTGACCGCCCTGGGATGCTGCCATGGAACACTGACCAGCGTGGTGACCACCCCAGGACACTGCTATGGGGCACTGACCAGCACGGTGACCGCCCCGGGATGCTGCCATGGAGCACTGACCAGCATGGTGACCACCCCAGGACACTGCTATGGGGCACTGACCAGTGTGGTGACCGCCCTGGGATGCTGCCATGGAGCACTGAGCAGCGTGGTGACCACCCCGGGATGCTGCCATGGAACACTGACCAGCATGGTGACCACCCCAGGACAGTGCCATGGAGCACTGACCAGCACGGTGACCACCCTGGGATGGTGCCATGGaacactgagtgaccacagtgaccacccaGGATACTGCCATGGAGCACTGACCAGCATGGTGACCACCCCGTGATGGTGCCATGGAGCACTGACCAGGCGTGGTGACCGCCCCGGGATGCTGCCATGGAGCACTGACCAGCATGGTGACCACCCCAGGACACTGCTATGGGGCACTGACCAGCGTGGTGACCACCCTGGGATGCTGCCATGGAGCACTGACCAGCATGGTGACCACCCCAGGACACTGCTATGGGGCACTGACCAGCGTGGTGACCGCCCTGGGATGCTGCCATGGAGCACTGAGCAGCGTGGTGACCACCCCAGGACACCGCCATGGAGCACTGACCAGCATGGTGACCACCCCAGGACACTGCTATGGGGCACTGACCAGCGTGGTGACCGCCCTGGGATGCTGCCATGGAACACTGACCAGCGTGGTGACCACCCTGGGACATCACCATGGCACCGTGATCATCGCAGTGACCACcctggggacatggccatggcacAGTGACCAGAGTGACCAGCAGAGACGCTGCCATGGCACAGTGACCAGAGTGACCAGCAGAGACACTGCCATGGCACAGTGACTGACCactgggacactgagggacattgcCACAGGAGCAGTGACCGCTGCAGGGACACGGCCATGgcacagtgaccacagtgaccgccgtgggacaccagggacaccacCATGGGCACAATGACCAGAGTGACCACCgtggggacaccaggacaccACCATGGGCACAATAACCACAGTGACCACCgtggggacaccaggacaccACCATGGAGCAGTGACCACCgtggggacaccaggacaccACCATGGAGCAGTGACCACCgtggggacaccaggacaccACCATGGAGCATcactgaccacagtgaccaccgTGGGGACACCAGGACGCCACCATGGAGCAGTGACCTTAGTGACCACCGTGGGGACACCACCATGgcacagtgaccacagtgaccactgtgGGGACGTGGCCATGAACGGGCACTGCCATGGCACAGTGACCACCGTGGGGACACTGCCATGGCCAAGTGACCTGGGGGACCCTGTGGTGACCAAAtgacccctgggggctgcagcctcACACCACTGCAGTGACcaggcctggggacactggggacactggggacactgtggccccTGTGTTTTGGGGTGTCTCCGTGGCAATAAACCGGGGTGTGTCACTgcagctctgtgtccctctgtgtgtcacctgtgtgccctgggtgtGTCACCCCAGTGCTCCTCTCCCTggttgtccccaggctgtccctgtcacctcccttGGCCCAGAGCCCCTTTTGTGCCCCCAAACCACCCTTTTTCGCCCTCTTTTgcgccccaaattccccatttttgcCCCGTTTTTTCTCCACTTTGTGCCCCCAAACCCTCCaggtcccccccccccctttttgccttcttttgtgcccccaaaaatgcccttttttcctccttttgtacCCCTCGAACCCCCCATTTTTACCCCTTTTTTTGTACCCTTTTATGCCCCCTAACCTCAtggttttcccccttttttgcccccaaatcccctgttttccccccattttccccccctttaccccaaaccccccattttcccccttttcacCCCTTTTgtgcccccaaattccccagtTTTGCCCCTTTTTTGCTCCCTTTtgtaaccccaaacccccaatttccccccgtTTTGTGCCCCCAACCCCCCCAGTTCTCCCCCTGTTTTTGCCCCATTTTGTGACCCCaacccccccttttttccccccaaacccctccttttctccccatttttacccctttcaccccaaaccccctcatttttccccttttttgtccCCTTTTgtacccccaaaccccccgattttccccctttttgcccCAGCGCCCCCATTTTTTTGCCCCTTTTCTGCCCCCCCAAACCCCCGGGTTTCACCCCTTTTGTGCCCCCGTTTtcaccctttttttccccttttttgctcCCAAACCCCCGTGTTTCCCCCCGTTTGTCCCCCTTTTTGCCCCTTTACCCCAAATCCCCGTTATTCCCGTGGCCCCGCCCATTGCCTGTTGGCCCCGCCCACATCCCCTTGGCCCCGCCCATAGCCTGTTGTCCCCGCCCACACCCCTTGGCCCCGCCCCTCGcccggcgccccctggcggcgcggTGCCCGCGATCTCTGTCTCGGCGCTCCGCTCCCCGCCCTGGCCGCGCGCTCCGGCAGCGATTGAGCGGCCTGGCCGTGCCGTGCTCCGcaggttttgggggatttggggatttttgggggggggtttttttggggacattttggggtttttgggcgtCCCGGAGGGCACAGGGGGTGCGGGACAGGGAGCTGGGCCGTGTGGGGGCTGTGGGAGGCGGGGGGAACGCGGTGTGGGGGTGTGGGGGAGGCAGGGCCCCGgcctgagggggatttgggggagacctgaggggatttgggagctCTGTGGGGTCcatggagtgggtaaaggggctCTGGGGTCTcgctctgtggggtttggggtctctatggggtttggggtgtccctggggaggggtttggggggcaacgagggggatttggggtgtccccggggtgtgggtgggtttttggggggctccTTGGTgtctctgtggggtttgggggggtttggcAGTCCGTGGGGTGGGGTAAGGGGTTTGGGAGGGTCTCTgtgaggttttttggggggggtttctgtggggtctctgtggtgttttgggggtttctgtggttttttggggtttctccggtCTCTGTGGGTCTGGGGTCTCCCTGTGGGGTCTCTGTGGTGTTTGGgggtttctgtggggttttttggggtttctccggtCTCTGTGGGGGTCTGGGGTctccctgtggggtttggggtttttttggggggggggggtctcagtGTGTCCCGGTGCCCCCCTGACCCCACATCCCCCTCCCCAATATCTcagggccatggggctgctgTCGGACCCCGCAGTGCCGGCGGGCGCTGGCccgggctgctgctgcagctcaacaCCCCGCTGTGGTGAGTGGGGGGGACCCCAGAACATGGGGGGGGACCCCAGAGCATGGGGGGCACCCCAAAGCATggggggctgctgctgcagctcaacaCCCCGCTGTGGTGAGTGAGGGGGGACCCCAGAACATGGGGGGACCCCAGAACatggggggggaccccaaaacatgGGGGGCACCCAGAGCAtggggggcaccccaaaacatggggggctgctgctgcagctcaacaCCCCGCTATGGTGAGTGGGGGGCACCCCGAAACATGGG
The sequence above is drawn from the Melospiza melodia melodia isolate bMelMel2 chromosome 1, bMelMel2.pri, whole genome shotgun sequence genome and encodes:
- the EXOSC4 gene encoding exosome complex component RRP41; this translates as MGTPKTGSADAVGRAGGAVLSQLYPRSPIDVHVQVLQADGGELGASVSAAGLALLDAGVALRGAVVAGSAGLAEPPAGPPVALSDLSAAEEAAGGPRLAVATVAGSGQLALCQLSARLHQERLRPVLDAAQAACRGLHAVLDGVVRARLRQDTAMEH